From Halomicrobium salinisoli, the proteins below share one genomic window:
- a CDS encoding Rieske (2Fe-2S) protein has translation MAGRTELTSVETVHEEGSWLFTATDERGDAEEVLLVPCEDGVSAWINRCTHEAQRFDTGRGAPIRDGQIICPRHGSLFDSCTGYCDNGEAADTTLPGVDVEVEESTVYLVDEDYDFSHEGEADEDDGTPSSTSHIGF, from the coding sequence ATGGCCGGCCGAACGGAACTGACGAGCGTCGAGACGGTCCACGAGGAGGGGTCGTGGCTGTTCACCGCGACCGACGAGCGCGGCGACGCCGAGGAGGTGCTGCTGGTGCCCTGCGAGGACGGCGTCTCGGCGTGGATCAACCGCTGTACGCACGAGGCCCAGCGGTTCGACACGGGCCGCGGCGCACCGATACGGGACGGCCAGATCATCTGCCCGCGCCACGGGTCGCTGTTCGATAGCTGCACCGGCTACTGCGACAACGGCGAGGCCGCCGACACCACGCTGCCCGGCGTCGACGTCGAGGTGGAGGAGAGCACGGTGTACCTCGTCGACGAGGACTATGACTTCTCCCACGAGGGCGAGGCCGACGAGGACGACGGCACACCGAGTTCCACCTCACACATCGGCTTCTAG
- a CDS encoding potassium channel family protein, with the protein MAPVPLGGLLRRPLLRHALRPIATFAAVVAAGVAGFTALADVGVVDALFWLLDPTSIELHFERHDGPATLVKGYAIVVLSGLVVAGLWIGETVLSAAFGGQMRDELRKMQVQRTIDDVDDHVVVCGYGTFGKTVARRLSDGDRPVVVVESQTAQYERAIEDDLLAVNGDARREETLESAGVRRASAVVGAIDDSNANIQIVLAAGQLAPTVRLVVRVGDDTYESLARRAGADEVIIPEVLSGEQVTTTLATAEK; encoded by the coding sequence GTGGCTCCCGTTCCACTCGGCGGACTCCTCCGCCGGCCGCTGCTCAGGCACGCGCTGCGACCGATCGCGACGTTCGCGGCCGTCGTCGCCGCCGGCGTCGCCGGGTTCACTGCGCTCGCCGACGTCGGCGTCGTGGACGCGCTGTTCTGGCTGCTCGATCCGACGAGCATCGAACTCCACTTCGAGCGCCACGACGGGCCGGCGACGCTGGTCAAGGGCTACGCCATCGTGGTCCTGTCGGGACTGGTCGTCGCCGGTCTCTGGATCGGCGAGACCGTGCTGTCGGCGGCCTTCGGCGGACAGATGCGGGACGAACTCAGAAAGATGCAAGTCCAACGCACTATCGACGACGTCGACGACCACGTCGTGGTCTGTGGCTACGGCACGTTCGGGAAGACCGTCGCACGGCGGCTCAGCGACGGGGACCGCCCCGTGGTCGTCGTCGAGAGCCAGACCGCACAGTACGAGCGCGCGATCGAGGACGACCTCCTGGCAGTCAACGGCGACGCGCGCCGAGAAGAGACCCTGGAGTCGGCCGGCGTCCGGCGGGCGAGCGCAGTCGTCGGTGCCATCGACGACTCCAACGCGAACATCCAGATCGTCCTGGCGGCCGGCCAGCTCGCTCCGACGGTCAGACTGGTCGTCCGCGTCGGCGACGACACCTACGAGTCGCTCGCCCGGCGTGCGGGCGCTGACGAGGTGATCATCCCGGAGGTCCTCAGCGGCGAGCAGGTGACGACGACGCTGGCGACCGCGGAGAAATAG
- a CDS encoding universal stress protein produces MSVETPSAQAQTGAVERVLVAAASEAEATALSETVSAVAPGATVHALYVVDTASEMGHFDPVVERAEARGEAAVDALAEALAPDHDVVRHFRYGAPGAEITAYADDHDADMVVLGNHRRTGLDRLKHGVSVVDRVRRRADVPVLAVPVEE; encoded by the coding sequence ATGTCCGTAGAGACCCCATCCGCACAGGCACAGACCGGGGCCGTCGAGCGCGTGCTCGTCGCGGCGGCCAGCGAAGCGGAGGCCACCGCACTGAGCGAGACCGTCAGCGCCGTCGCCCCCGGCGCGACCGTTCACGCGCTGTACGTCGTCGACACGGCCTCCGAGATGGGCCACTTCGACCCCGTCGTCGAGCGGGCCGAAGCGCGCGGCGAGGCCGCCGTCGACGCGCTGGCCGAGGCGCTGGCGCCCGACCACGACGTCGTCCGGCACTTTCGCTACGGCGCGCCGGGCGCGGAGATCACCGCCTACGCCGACGACCACGACGCCGACATGGTCGTGCTCGGCAACCACCGCCGGACCGGGCTGGATCGGCTGAAGCACGGCGTCAGCGTCGTGGATCGCGTCCGCCGGCGCGCCGACGTGCCCGTGCTGGCCGTGCCCGTGGAGGAGTGA